The genomic interval CGCATCGGCATGATAACTGCCAAATAATTTTTCTCCGAATCGCCCGTGATCAGGGCCGGAGAAAGGTTGTCCTTGATTTTAAATAGAATTTTTTCCTCCGTGTGCGTCTGCAGAATATCGAGCAGATAGCGGGCGTTGAAGCCGATGGCGACCTCCTGTCCCTGATAGGAGACTTCGAGATCCTCGCGGCCGTCGCCCAGTTCCGGATTGGAGGAGGAGATTTCCAGTTGATCGGGCTTGAGGGCGATCCGCACACCCTTGGACTTTTCACTGGCGAGGGTCGACATGCGGCGCAACGCATGAAGAAAATCCTCCGTGGATATTTCCGCCGTTTGATCGTTGGCTTTTGGAATCACACGCTCGTAATCGGGGAATTGTCCATCGATCAAGCGCATGATCAGGGTGGTGTGACCCTTGGCGATCTGGGCGCTGTTGTCCATGAAGGTCAGATGGATGTCCTCGGCGCCTTCCTCGGCGAGCTTTTTCAGTTCGAAAATCCCCTTGCGCGGAAAAATGGCGCCGCGCTGCAGTTCGGCGGGGGGCGGCGCGGTCAGGGGGGATGCGATCTTCGCGAGGCGGTGTCCATCCGTCGCCACCAGGTTGAGGAAGGATCCGTCGTTGTCCTCGGTGGCGCGGAAAAAGATGCCGTTGAGGTTGTACTTGGTTTCGTCCGTGGACATGGCGAAGGCGGTTTTTTCGATCATGCGTCCCAGTTCGGCGCTGGAAAGGATGATGGTTTCCGGATTGTTCGCGGCGGGAAAAAAGGGGAATTCCTCGGGAGAGAGGCCGACGAGGTTGAACAGAGCCTTGCCGCAGCGAATTTCTATCCAGCAATTCTCCTTGGCGCGAAAGGAGATTTCGCCCTCGGGCAGTTCACGAACGATTTCAAAGAGTTTTTTCGCCGAGACGGTGATGCGTCCCGAATCCTCGATGGTGGCAGGATAGGTGGCGCGCATGCCGACTTCGAGATCCGTCGCCGTGAGGGTGATGGTCTCCCCGACGGCGTCGATGAGAACATTGGCCAGGACCGGAATGGTGTTCTTGCGTTCGACGATGGCCTGCACACGCCCCAGGGCTTTGAGGAACACTTGTTTTTCGATTTTAAATTTCATGGAACCTCCCCACGGTGGATTGCCTATGCTCTATAGGATTTTAAAAAAAAGAGGATAGTAGTATTAACAGATGGCTGTGGATGCATGTCTTAAAGCGGCAACCTATTGAAATTTTTAGAAAAATATTTGTTGATCACGCTGTGGGCAACTGATCGGTCGCCTTGTTCTTTCGTGGAAAAGTGTGCCGCTTCGATGGCTGTTCTCCTTTGTCCCCCGCTGGATGCACAGGTTGTTCCCTAGCGGGTCAGGCTATTTTTCAGGGTATTGATGGTCGTGCGCAACTGAAAATCGTTCTCCTGCAAGCTCTCGATCTTTTTGATGGCGTGGATGATGGTGGAATGATCCTTGCCGCCGAAACGGTCGCCGATCTCCGGAAAGGACAGGGAGGTCAGCTGTCGGGACAGATACATGGCGATCTGGCGCGGCAGAACCAGGGCCTTGAGGCGTTTGGGCGACTTGAGATCGGTGAGTTTGATGTTGAAATGGGACGCCACGGTTTTCTGGATTTCCTCGACGCTCAATTCGCGGTTTTTCTCCACGAGAATATCCTTGAGCACTTCGCGCGCCATATCCAGGGTAAGCGGGGTCGAGGTCAGGCTGGCATAGGCGCCAAGGCGAATGAGAAAACCTTCGAGTTCGCGAACATTGCTGGTGATGGAATTGGAAAGGAAATAGGCGACATCCTCGGGCAGGTTGATGCCGTTCTTATCCGCCTTCATCTTGAGAATCGCCTGCTTGGTTTCGACGTCCGGCGCCTGAATATCGGCGATCAGACCCCATTCGAAACGAGATCGCAAGCGCTCCTCGAGGCCTGGAA from Geoalkalibacter sp. carries:
- the dnaN gene encoding DNA polymerase III subunit beta: MKFKIEKQVFLKALGRVQAIVERKNTIPVLANVLIDAVGETITLTATDLEVGMRATYPATIEDSGRITVSAKKLFEIVRELPEGEISFRAKENCWIEIRCGKALFNLVGLSPEEFPFFPAANNPETIILSSAELGRMIEKTAFAMSTDETKYNLNGIFFRATEDNDGSFLNLVATDGHRLAKIASPLTAPPPAELQRGAIFPRKGIFELKKLAEEGAEDIHLTFMDNSAQIAKGHTTLIMRLIDGQFPDYERVIPKANDQTAEISTEDFLHALRRMSTLASEKSKGVRIALKPDQLEISSSNPELGDGREDLEVSYQGQEVAIGFNARYLLDILQTHTEEKILFKIKDNLSPALITGDSEKNYLAVIMPMRL